From the genome of Triticum aestivum cultivar Chinese Spring chromosome 3B, IWGSC CS RefSeq v2.1, whole genome shotgun sequence, one region includes:
- the LOC123066161 gene encoding abscisic stress-ripening protein 1 — protein sequence MGRHSSSSSSGKPEAGGEQYRKEEKHHKHMEKLAKLGAVAAGAYARHEKHEARKDPEHARSHKIKEKIAATVAAGSAGLAIHEHHKKKEAKKHARHGHHH from the exons ATGGGccgccacagcagcagcagcagcagcggcaagccCGAGGCCGGCGGCGAGCAGTACCGCAAGGAGGAGAAGCATCACAAGCACATGGAGAAGCTGGCCAAGctcggcgccgtcgccgccggagcATACGCAAGG CACGAGAAGCACGAGGCGAGGAAGGACCCGGAGCACGCAAGGTCGCACAAGATCAAGGAGAAGATCGCCGCCACGGTCGCCGCCGGCAGCGCAGGCTTGGCGATCCATGAGCACCACAAAAAGAAAGAGGCCAAGAAACACGCCCGTCATGGCCACCACCACTGA